Proteins co-encoded in one Polaromonas vacuolata genomic window:
- a CDS encoding M16 family metallopeptidase, translating to MNTNLKTMARSILLAGSASLFCHLSLAAIPIQHWTQANGAKVYLVESPAIAMLDVQIDFDAGSRRDPQAKAGLAGVSASIASKGVAATGKEPALDENALGEAWADLGAQFDSGAGNDRMSFSLRTLTEADLLSKAVDLAARQIGQSAFPDYVWQRDRQKIVASLKESYTKPATVARRAFSQAVYGSHPYGYEMTEATLSNITVADMRAFYAAGVQSCGARISLVGAVTKVQADAIATQLLSRLPTQDCASLTPRPKVPEIAALTQAEEKIIPFASAQAQVLLGQPGYKRNDSDFFPMLVGNYILGGGGFVSRLTTEVREKRGLVYGVGSYFMPGLHAGAFTVSLQTRPDQASEALAITRKVVADFVAQGPTPVELKAAKDNLIGGFALLLDSNQKLLGNVANIAWNDLPLTYLDNWTEQVAKVSTLDIKTAFAKKLQPEKMVTIILSGTP from the coding sequence ATGAATACGAATTTGAAAACGATGGCTCGCAGCATTTTGTTGGCGGGCTCTGCCAGCTTGTTTTGCCACTTGTCTCTGGCTGCCATTCCGATACAGCACTGGACACAGGCAAACGGTGCAAAAGTTTATTTGGTCGAGAGCCCAGCCATCGCCATGCTGGACGTACAAATCGACTTTGACGCCGGTAGCCGACGCGACCCGCAGGCTAAAGCGGGTCTGGCCGGCGTGAGTGCTTCAATTGCGTCTAAGGGCGTGGCTGCCACTGGCAAAGAGCCAGCACTTGACGAGAATGCACTGGGCGAGGCTTGGGCTGATCTGGGTGCGCAATTCGACAGCGGGGCTGGCAACGACCGCATGAGTTTTTCTCTGCGTACCTTGACTGAGGCAGACTTGTTAAGCAAAGCGGTTGACTTAGCCGCGCGCCAAATCGGTCAAAGCGCATTTCCTGATTACGTCTGGCAGCGCGACCGGCAAAAAATTGTGGCCAGCCTTAAAGAGTCTTATACCAAGCCAGCGACTGTCGCTAGGCGGGCTTTTTCGCAGGCCGTTTATGGCAGCCATCCATACGGCTATGAGATGACCGAGGCAACCCTTAGCAACATCACGGTCGCTGATATGCGGGCTTTTTACGCGGCAGGCGTTCAGTCGTGTGGTGCGCGTATCAGTTTGGTCGGTGCGGTCACCAAAGTACAGGCCGATGCGATTGCAACGCAATTGTTGTCACGTCTGCCCACACAAGACTGTGCCAGCTTAACGCCACGCCCTAAAGTGCCCGAAATTGCAGCCTTGACCCAAGCGGAAGAAAAAATTATTCCCTTTGCATCGGCCCAAGCTCAGGTCTTGTTAGGTCAGCCGGGTTACAAGCGCAACGACTCAGACTTTTTCCCTATGCTGGTGGGCAACTACATTTTGGGCGGCGGCGGTTTTGTCTCGCGGCTAACCACTGAAGTGCGAGAAAAACGTGGTCTGGTCTACGGCGTAGGCAGCTATTTTATGCCCGGCCTGCATGCTGGCGCGTTTACCGTGAGTTTGCAGACTAGGCCAGATCAGGCTAGCGAAGCCTTGGCCATTACGCGCAAGGTGGTTGCCGATTTTGTCGCCCAAGGGCCGACGCCAGTCGAGCTAAAAGCGGCCAAGGACAACCTCATTGGCGGCTTTGCCTTGCTGCTAGACAGCAACCAAAAACTACTTGGCAATGTAGCGAATATTGCTTGGAATGACTTACCGCTCACCTATCTTGATAACTGGACTGAACAAGTTGCTAAAGTCAGCACCCTAGATATCAAAACCGCGTTTGCAAAAAAACTGCAACCGGAAAAGATGGTCACAATAATTTTGAGCGGAACACCATGA
- a CDS encoding M16 family metallopeptidase, with the protein MKHQTIVGLAPTLTANLTRPSRFLAALALGGGLLFGHSAAFAQDAGGVQQFKLANGLTVIVKPDHRAPTAAHMLWVRVGSMDEVDGTSGVAHVLEHMMFKGTKLLKPGDFSKQVAALGGRDNAFTGRDATGYHQQIPANKLEDVMRLEADRFANNQWVDDEFKREIEVVKEERRMRTEDSARALLAEAANAVTFTTSPYRRPVVGWMADIEALTPDDVRNFHHRWYVPGNAAVVITGDVEFDQVKRLAEKYYGVIAPGVMPVRKPRPEVEQVGERSLNFKAPASQAYVSLAFKVPKLEAEDLTSLTLNATTMTASGRDALALTVLSAVLDGYSGARLQRALEQGGADGSQRVADNAGAYSGLTGRGPQLFVLYGVPSEGKTTAQVASALRAQVALIAKDGVSDAELNRVKTQWVASQTYKLDSVFAQANELGANWINGFPLDADARTITQLRSITSAEVQAVAAKYFIDDHLTTATLLPQPLDPNRKPRVATAGMRH; encoded by the coding sequence ATGAAACACCAGACCATCGTCGGCTTAGCGCCGACATTGACCGCAAATTTAACCCGCCCATCACGCTTTCTAGCAGCCCTTGCCCTTGGTGGCGGTCTGCTTTTTGGCCACTCTGCAGCTTTTGCTCAGGATGCTGGCGGGGTACAGCAATTCAAACTTGCCAATGGCCTGACGGTTATCGTCAAGCCTGACCACCGAGCACCTACCGCGGCCCACATGCTGTGGGTCAGGGTAGGTTCTATGGACGAGGTCGATGGTACTTCAGGCGTAGCCCATGTACTCGAACACATGATGTTTAAGGGTACAAAATTACTTAAACCGGGTGATTTTTCTAAACAAGTAGCCGCCTTAGGCGGACGCGACAATGCGTTCACGGGCCGGGATGCGACGGGCTACCACCAACAAATTCCTGCCAACAAGCTAGAAGATGTGATGCGCCTTGAAGCCGATCGTTTTGCCAACAACCAATGGGTTGATGATGAGTTCAAGCGCGAGATAGAAGTCGTCAAAGAAGAGCGCCGCATGCGTACCGAAGACTCGGCCCGCGCTTTGCTTGCAGAAGCCGCCAATGCCGTGACTTTCACCACTTCGCCGTATCGCCGCCCAGTCGTCGGTTGGATGGCAGATATTGAGGCCTTGACGCCTGACGATGTACGCAACTTTCATCACCGCTGGTATGTGCCCGGCAATGCGGCTGTGGTGATCACTGGCGATGTGGAGTTTGACCAAGTTAAACGTTTGGCCGAAAAATACTATGGCGTGATTGCGCCAGGCGTGATGCCAGTGCGCAAGCCGCGTCCAGAGGTCGAGCAGGTCGGCGAGCGCAGTCTTAACTTCAAGGCACCAGCCAGTCAAGCCTACGTTAGCCTAGCTTTTAAAGTGCCCAAATTAGAAGCCGAAGACTTGACCTCTCTGACGCTAAACGCCACAACAATGACCGCATCAGGGCGCGACGCATTGGCGCTGACTGTGCTCAGCGCAGTGCTCGACGGTTACAGCGGCGCTAGGCTGCAACGCGCGCTTGAGCAGGGCGGTGCAGACGGCAGCCAACGGGTTGCAGACAACGCGGGCGCTTACAGTGGCTTAACCGGCCGCGGTCCGCAGTTGTTTGTGCTTTACGGTGTGCCTTCAGAAGGCAAAACGACGGCGCAAGTCGCTAGCGCCTTACGCGCACAAGTGGCATTGATCGCCAAAGATGGTGTCAGCGACGCCGAACTCAACCGCGTCAAAACCCAGTGGGTAGCGAGTCAGACCTACAAGCTCGACAGTGTTTTTGCGCAGGCCAATGAGTTAGGCGCCAACTGGATTAACGGTTTTCCACTTGACGCTGATGCCCGCACGATTACCCAGTTGCGCAGCATCACCAGTGCTGAAGTTCAAGCGGTTGCTGCCAAATACTTTATCGACGATCACCTAACCACTGCAACGCTTTTGCCGCAGCCGCTAGACCCTAATCGCAAGCCGCGTGTAGCCACCGCCGGCATGCGCCACTGA
- the ftsY gene encoding signal recognition particle-docking protein FtsY, which yields MFSFFKKKFFSSPTPTPTVPETTETSDITVISEEPAKPDTAPYQDIAASPKDITAAEPELAPQLAPTPTSAAPPVPTQPPPAVKLAPAILAPALVAKPLYDPNVSMIGSALVAPIDIDQATASVAAAAPDRERWLSKLTSGLRKTGTSISAVFVGNQIDEQLYEDLESALLMADTGVKATEYLIKEIRRRVKDSGVTHPVAVRNILIESLTQLLKPLEKALVIGEFQPTVIMVAGVNGAGKTTTIGKLTRHLANSGASVLLAAADTFRAAAREQLSIWADRNTVDIISQEGGDPAAVSYDAVTAGKARGRDVVLVDTAGRLPTQLHLMEELKKIKRVVQKADATAPHEVLLVIDGNTGQNALAQVKSFDEALSLTGLIVTKLDGTAKGGVLAAIALWSRERAASNPKLGTVPVYFIGVGEKLEDLETFNAREFSQALLA from the coding sequence ATGTTCAGTTTCTTCAAGAAAAAATTCTTCTCATCTCCAACGCCAACCCCGACAGTACCGGAAACAACGGAAACATCGGATATAACGGTCATATCTGAGGAGCCGGCCAAACCGGACACGGCGCCTTATCAAGATATTGCGGCTTCGCCTAAAGACATTACTGCCGCAGAGCCAGAGTTAGCGCCACAGCTAGCGCCAACGCCAACTTCAGCAGCACCGCCAGTTCCAACGCAGCCGCCGCCTGCAGTAAAGTTAGCGCCAGCCATACTAGCTCCAGCATTGGTAGCAAAGCCTTTGTATGACCCGAATGTGAGCATGATTGGCTCAGCCTTGGTCGCACCAATTGATATCGACCAAGCCACCGCCTCGGTCGCTGCGGCAGCGCCGGATCGGGAGCGCTGGTTGTCAAAGCTCACCTCAGGCCTGCGTAAAACTGGCACCAGCATATCCGCGGTGTTTGTCGGTAACCAAATCGACGAGCAGCTCTATGAAGACCTAGAGTCCGCCTTGCTAATGGCCGACACTGGCGTAAAAGCCACCGAATACCTGATCAAAGAAATCCGCCGCCGCGTCAAAGACAGCGGCGTTACGCACCCGGTTGCTGTGCGCAATATTTTGATTGAGTCCTTGACTCAATTACTCAAACCACTGGAAAAGGCATTGGTTATTGGTGAGTTCCAACCCACAGTCATCATGGTCGCTGGCGTGAATGGCGCAGGAAAAACCACCACGATTGGCAAACTTACGCGGCACTTAGCCAACTCAGGCGCATCCGTATTACTCGCCGCCGCAGATACCTTTCGTGCGGCTGCACGAGAGCAACTCAGCATCTGGGCCGACCGCAATACGGTAGACATCATCAGCCAAGAAGGTGGCGACCCGGCTGCTGTGAGCTATGACGCAGTCACCGCCGGCAAAGCGCGCGGCCGTGATGTGGTGCTGGTCGACACGGCTGGCCGACTGCCGACACAGCTGCACTTAATGGAAGAGCTGAAAAAAATCAAACGCGTGGTGCAAAAGGCTGACGCCACCGCACCGCATGAAGTCTTGCTGGTGATAGACGGCAACACTGGCCAGAACGCACTGGCCCAAGTCAAATCCTTTGATGAAGCCCTATCACTGACTGGCCTAATCGTCACCAAGCTAGACGGCACGGCCAAGGGCGGCGTGCTGGCCGCTATCGCTTTGTGGTCGCGTGAGCGAGCTGCTAGCAATCCTAAACTGGGCACAGTGCCGGTTTACTTTATTGGCGTGGGCGAAAAACTCGAAGACTTGGAGACTTTTAACGCACGCGAATTTTCGCAAGCATTGCTGGCTTAA
- a CDS encoding GntR family transcriptional regulator — translation MISTTLPWLTETSSDRISAIRDTSLSKLVRDDMLALILKGVFAPGQRINEPDVASRLQVSRVPVREALRELESSGLVISRKHSGVFVRQLEAAEVKDLYQMRGLLDGFAGRRSAALPERERGLLLAKLERAIKAMQQAFDDHDVQAYYSENLHFHWAIVEAAGNQQLLETYRGIVQKLHLSRLKNLSQDVGMRSSVSEHQDIMQAVQDADGARCEALMSQHVGEAFERLLQALSAPSDQN, via the coding sequence ATGATTTCCACAACACTTCCCTGGCTCACCGAAACATCTTCCGACCGCATCAGCGCAATACGCGATACCTCGCTCTCCAAGTTGGTACGTGATGACATGCTGGCCTTGATTCTTAAAGGTGTGTTCGCGCCAGGCCAACGCATTAATGAGCCTGATGTAGCCAGTCGATTGCAAGTCTCCCGCGTACCAGTGCGTGAAGCCTTGCGTGAGTTGGAAAGTTCAGGCCTGGTGATCTCACGCAAACATTCCGGTGTTTTTGTGCGCCAACTAGAGGCCGCAGAAGTCAAAGACCTGTACCAAATGCGCGGCCTGCTAGACGGTTTTGCCGGTCGCCGCAGTGCCGCTTTGCCAGAGCGCGAGCGCGGCCTGTTGCTGGCTAAGTTAGAGCGCGCAATCAAAGCCATGCAACAAGCATTTGACGACCACGACGTGCAGGCTTATTACAGCGAAAACTTGCATTTCCACTGGGCCATCGTCGAAGCCGCGGGCAATCAGCAGTTGTTAGAGACTTATCGCGGAATTGTTCAAAAGCTGCATTTATCGCGGCTCAAAAATCTATCTCAAGATGTCGGCATGCGCAGCTCTGTTAGCGAACACCAAGACATCATGCAGGCGGTTCAAGATGCCGACGGCGCGCGCTGTGAAGCCTTGATGAGCCAGCATGTGGGCGAGGCCTTTGAGCGCCTGCTGCAAGCGCTTTCGGCGCCTAGCGACCAAAATTAA
- a CDS encoding Bug family tripartite tricarboxylate transporter substrate binding protein — MKRRLLLQAAPGLLLAPGFTLAESVYPAKPIRYIVPVAAGGGSDMVGRTITERWGRLLKQQFIVDNQGGGGGVIASQTTVRAAPDGYTLMQGYVATHGTSPATRKLNYDPVKDFTAIAMIGATPNVLVVNSELPVKTVKEFVEYVRKNPGKVSYGSAGQGSLTHLTMELFKQQINSFMVHIPYRGVAPAFTDLIGGQTQAMFPGLAAALPHIRSGRVRPLAVTGLKRHPQFKDLPTLDESGFKGFDAQQWYGVVGPAGMPQPIVKLLNETLAVVLKAPDMTEKLAVEAIEPIVMSPEQFAAFIKTDIDRWTKLAKARNISLDS, encoded by the coding sequence ATGAAAAGACGCCTTTTACTGCAAGCCGCACCAGGCCTGTTATTGGCACCCGGCTTTACGCTGGCCGAAAGTGTTTATCCAGCCAAGCCGATACGCTACATAGTGCCGGTCGCCGCCGGCGGTGGCAGCGACATGGTGGGTCGCACCATCACTGAGCGCTGGGGCCGACTGCTCAAGCAGCAATTCATCGTCGACAACCAAGGCGGCGGCGGTGGCGTCATCGCCAGCCAAACCACAGTCCGCGCAGCGCCTGACGGCTACACCTTGATGCAAGGCTATGTCGCCACCCACGGCACCAGCCCGGCTACGCGCAAACTCAACTACGACCCGGTGAAAGACTTCACCGCCATTGCGATGATTGGCGCGACGCCCAATGTGCTGGTCGTCAACAGCGAATTACCCGTCAAAACGGTCAAAGAGTTTGTTGAATATGTGCGAAAAAACCCCGGCAAAGTCAGCTACGGCTCAGCCGGTCAAGGCTCGCTCACACACCTGACCATGGAGTTGTTTAAGCAGCAAATCAACTCCTTCATGGTGCATATTCCTTACCGCGGCGTTGCACCCGCGTTTACCGATTTGATTGGCGGTCAAACCCAGGCCATGTTCCCTGGCTTGGCTGCAGCCCTGCCGCATATCCGCTCCGGTCGCGTCAGGCCGCTAGCGGTCACGGGTCTTAAGCGCCACCCACAATTTAAAGATTTGCCCACGCTGGATGAATCCGGCTTTAAAGGCTTTGATGCGCAGCAGTGGTACGGCGTGGTCGGCCCAGCCGGCATGCCGCAGCCGATAGTCAAACTGCTCAACGAAACCTTGGCCGTGGTGCTCAAAGCGCCGGATATGACAGAAAAGCTCGCGGTTGAAGCGATTGAGCCAATAGTGATGTCGCCGGAACAATTTGCAGCCTTTATCAAAACTGATATCGATCGCTGGACCAAGCTGGCCAAGGCCAGAAATATCTCGCTAGACAGCTAA
- a CDS encoding MmgE/PrpD family protein — MARNTQVSADHNAPPITQILAQFVSTHPSRGWSDALDLEAHRTWMNWLGCAVGATQHEAADAALAAVQMLQPAPQASVLGRLEKVDMASAALINGITSHTFDFDDTHLKTIIHPAGPVASALLALAEHTGSSGREVIDALVLGIDVACRVGNAMYPDHYDRGWHITGSTGTLGAAAACARLLKLDVQKTAMALGIAASQPIGMREQFGTMTKPFHPGAAARAGLMSALLASQGYTASPKALEAPRGMMQTISTKNDWNEITGELGQRFEIAFNSYKPFACGIVIHPSIDACAQLRGQGVTPDQIESVELKVHSLVLELTGKKEPTDGLQAKFSVYHGCAAGLTFGRAAEEEFADSIVSRDDMVALRRKVVATVDDSIDEASADVTAVLKDGRRVHVFVEHAIGSLKKPMSNAQLEAKFHSLSDAILGQSQTSELIKACFALGQAANVSAMVALAKPRV, encoded by the coding sequence ATGGCCCGCAATACCCAAGTCTCAGCCGACCACAACGCTCCGCCCATTACTCAAATCTTGGCGCAGTTTGTCAGTACCCATCCGTCCCGCGGCTGGAGCGACGCACTAGACCTAGAAGCCCACCGCACTTGGATGAACTGGCTGGGCTGCGCGGTTGGCGCAACCCAACATGAAGCCGCCGACGCAGCCTTGGCCGCCGTCCAAATGCTGCAACCAGCACCCCAAGCCAGCGTGTTGGGACGGTTGGAAAAAGTTGACATGGCCAGTGCCGCCCTGATTAACGGCATCACCTCCCACACCTTTGACTTTGATGACACGCATCTCAAAACCATCATCCATCCCGCCGGCCCAGTCGCCTCTGCCCTGTTAGCGCTGGCGGAACACACCGGCAGCAGTGGCCGAGAAGTGATTGATGCATTGGTGCTGGGCATAGACGTGGCTTGCCGAGTCGGCAACGCCATGTATCCAGACCACTATGACCGCGGCTGGCACATCACTGGCTCGACCGGCACGCTGGGCGCGGCGGCGGCCTGCGCGCGGCTGCTCAAGCTCGATGTGCAAAAAACCGCCATGGCTTTAGGTATTGCCGCCTCGCAGCCCATCGGTATGCGTGAGCAATTTGGCACCATGACCAAACCGTTTCACCCGGGAGCCGCAGCACGCGCCGGACTGATGTCAGCCTTGCTGGCCAGCCAAGGCTATACCGCCAGCCCCAAAGCATTAGAAGCACCACGCGGCATGATGCAGACCATCTCGACCAAAAACGACTGGAACGAGATCACCGGCGAGCTAGGTCAGCGCTTCGAGATTGCCTTTAACAGCTACAAACCGTTTGCCTGCGGAATCGTGATTCACCCCAGCATTGATGCTTGCGCCCAGCTGCGCGGCCAGGGCGTGACGCCAGACCAGATCGAATCAGTCGAGCTAAAAGTGCACTCATTGGTGCTGGAATTAACGGGTAAAAAAGAGCCTACCGACGGCTTACAAGCAAAGTTCAGCGTCTACCACGGCTGCGCTGCGGGTTTAACCTTTGGCCGTGCGGCTGAAGAAGAATTCGCCGACTCCATCGTCAGCCGCGACGACATGGTGGCACTACGCCGCAAGGTTGTGGCCACGGTGGATGACTCGATTGACGAGGCCAGCGCCGATGTCACTGCGGTGCTTAAAGATGGCCGACGCGTGCATGTGTTTGTCGAGCATGCGATTGGCTCGCTGAAAAAACCCATGTCCAATGCCCAGTTAGAGGCGAAATTTCACAGCTTATCGGACGCCATTTTGGGCCAGAGCCAAACCAGCGAGCTAATCAAAGCCTGCTTTGCACTGGGTCAAGCCGCCAATGTCTCGGCCATGGTGGCGCTGGCCAAGCCGCGCGTATGA
- a CDS encoding D-2-hydroxyacid dehydrogenase family protein, whose protein sequence is MSAASRPRIVIAGDAEQALRRIGNWQAIDALADVSVHHQPLRGQQLVEALQDADALVLVRDRTPIDAALLAQLPKLKYLVFTGTRNTTLDLAALAARSIPVSHTEWGPSKDSTCEMTWSLILGAMRQLEQQTALLRSGQWRSANAVPLAGVLKGQTLGLIGLGEIGGRVAKVGQALGMKVITWSPRMTTERAAEHGATAVSLDELLSSSRVVSLHLVPTPASQHLLNAEKLALMQPGSLLVNTSRSALIDGAALITALQAGRPGFAALDVFDVEPLPATDGLRTLSNVLLTPHLGFVTEPVYERFAQGVTECLHAWLTGQPLVRPLN, encoded by the coding sequence ATGAGCGCCGCCAGCCGACCCCGCATCGTCATAGCCGGTGACGCCGAACAGGCCTTGCGCCGCATTGGTAATTGGCAGGCGATTGATGCGCTGGCTGATGTCAGCGTCCATCACCAGCCGCTACGCGGCCAGCAGCTAGTCGAAGCACTCCAGGACGCCGATGCACTGGTGCTGGTACGCGACCGCACACCAATCGATGCCGCCTTGCTGGCCCAATTGCCAAAGCTGAAATACCTGGTGTTTACCGGCACGCGCAACACCACGTTAGATTTGGCGGCGCTGGCAGCACGCAGCATTCCGGTGAGTCACACCGAATGGGGCCCGTCCAAAGACAGCACTTGTGAGATGACTTGGTCATTGATACTCGGCGCCATGCGTCAACTTGAGCAGCAAACCGCACTGCTGCGCAGCGGCCAATGGCGCTCTGCCAACGCCGTGCCATTGGCCGGCGTACTCAAAGGCCAAACGCTGGGCCTAATAGGTTTGGGCGAGATAGGCGGGCGCGTCGCCAAAGTGGGCCAAGCACTGGGCATGAAAGTCATCACCTGGAGCCCACGCATGACGACCGAACGCGCGGCTGAGCACGGCGCGACGGCTGTGTCGCTGGATGAATTACTCTCTAGCTCGCGGGTAGTGAGCTTGCATTTGGTGCCAACACCGGCGAGCCAACATTTACTCAATGCAGAAAAACTTGCGCTAATGCAGCCGGGTAGTTTGTTGGTCAACACCTCGCGCTCGGCCTTGATAGACGGCGCGGCCTTAATCACGGCATTGCAAGCGGGACGGCCTGGATTTGCTGCGCTAGACGTGTTTGATGTAGAACCGCTACCCGCAACCGATGGGCTGCGCACGCTTTCTAACGTGCTGCTGACACCGCATTTGGGCTTTGTGACTGAGCCAGTCTATGAACGCTTTGCCCAAGGCGTGACTGAGTGTTTACACGCTTGGCTAACCGGTCAGCCACTGGTCAGACCGCTCAATTAA